A genomic window from Methanobacterium sp. BRmetb2 includes:
- a CDS encoding MBL fold metallo-hydrolase, producing the protein MIFEIIKSEGIAHKSYFIGSKGNAAVIDPRRDVDTYLDVATSNNMKITHIFETHRNEDYIIGSLELADVTGAEIYHGSKMDFLYGTPIYDGDIFKIGSLELEVLETPGHTHESVSISLTDKTSSDEPYMIFTGDALFAGEVGRTDLLGEKEAPEMAEFLYSSLYEKILPLGDNVIVCPAHGAGSVCGSDLRDQDITTIGYEKKTNPMLQLTKEKFIKSKTEEKIYTPPYFKVMEVNNLNGPHIMERLPYCHPLKPVEIKKLTKKGAQLVDIRKPTSFGGGHIPQTINIWREGFSAFVGYFLNYEDPIIIINDNEGYINDITRQLVRLGYDNIYGYLAGGFPAWYMAAQQVDKLDMWSVHQLKKALDQKEDIFLLDVRKINDYEKVHLEGSHPIWVGHINQHLEEIPQDKHVVVYCDSGYKSTIACSILKKNGYSQLSSVLGSMGAWLKADYPVLK; encoded by the coding sequence ATGATATTTGAAATAATAAAATCTGAGGGAATTGCACATAAATCATATTTTATTGGTTCTAAGGGAAATGCAGCAGTAATAGATCCTAGAAGAGACGTGGATACATACCTGGATGTTGCCACTTCTAATAATATGAAGATTACCCATATTTTTGAAACTCACCGCAACGAGGATTATATAATTGGGTCTTTGGAACTTGCAGATGTTACTGGTGCAGAAATATATCACGGATCCAAAATGGATTTTCTTTATGGGACTCCCATCTATGACGGAGACATTTTTAAGATAGGATCACTTGAATTAGAGGTACTGGAAACCCCAGGACATACACATGAAAGTGTATCAATATCTTTAACTGATAAAACATCATCAGATGAACCTTACATGATTTTTACTGGAGACGCATTATTTGCTGGAGAGGTAGGTAGAACTGACCTTCTGGGGGAAAAAGAAGCACCAGAAATGGCTGAATTTTTATACAGCAGCCTATATGAAAAAATCTTGCCTCTGGGAGATAATGTAATTGTTTGCCCTGCCCATGGGGCTGGATCAGTTTGCGGATCAGACCTGCGAGATCAGGACATTACCACCATTGGTTACGAGAAAAAAACAAACCCTATGCTTCAATTAACTAAAGAAAAATTCATTAAAAGTAAAACCGAAGAAAAAATTTACACTCCCCCTTATTTCAAAGTAATGGAAGTTAATAATTTAAATGGTCCCCATATTATGGAAAGACTCCCCTACTGTCATCCACTTAAACCTGTGGAAATAAAAAAATTAACAAAAAAAGGAGCTCAATTAGTAGATATAAGGAAACCGACCAGTTTTGGAGGGGGCCATATACCCCAAACCATAAACATCTGGAGGGAAGGATTCTCAGCATTTGTCGGATATTTCCTTAACTATGAAGATCCAATAATCATAATCAACGACAACGAAGGTTATATAAATGATATCACCCGTCAGCTGGTAAGACTGGGGTATGATAACATATACGGTTATCTGGCAGGCGGTTTTCCAGCATGGTACATGGCTGCCCAACAAGTAGATAAATTAGATATGTGGTCTGTTCACCAGTTGAAAAAGGCGCTGGACCAGAAGGAAGATATTTTTCTGCTGGATGTTCGAAAAATTAACGATTATGAAAAGGTGCATCTAGAAGGATCCCACCCAATCTGGGTGGGCCATATAAATCAGCACCTGGAAGAGATTCCTCAAGATAAGCACGTTGTGGTATATTGTGATTCTGGATACAAGTCAACGATTGCCTGCAGTATTCTTAAAAAGAATGGTTACTCCCAGTTGAGCAGTGTGCTAGGGAGTATGGGGGCCTGGTTAAAAGCAGATTATCCCGTGTTAAAATGA